The following coding sequences lie in one Coriobacteriia bacterium genomic window:
- a CDS encoding FHA domain-containing protein, whose protein sequence is MVDIVLLFGRIVLLALVYLFLFAAVRAGMGAVREAAAACPGELSLLVAAGPKASVGVRMPLIKPIVVGRSPEADLVISDDFLSAKHAVVRPEGQGAVLEDLGSTNGTSLSGARVDRPTPVGPGDVVELGRVRIKVERR, encoded by the coding sequence GTGGTCGACATCGTGCTGCTCTTCGGCAGGATCGTATTGCTCGCGCTGGTCTACCTCTTCCTCTTCGCCGCGGTGCGCGCGGGGATGGGCGCCGTGCGCGAAGCCGCCGCGGCCTGCCCCGGAGAACTCTCGCTCCTCGTCGCCGCGGGACCGAAGGCTTCCGTCGGCGTGCGTATGCCGCTGATCAAGCCGATCGTCGTGGGGCGCTCCCCCGAGGCGGACCTCGTCATCTCCGACGACTTCCTCTCGGCGAAGCACGCCGTCGTGCGCCCGGAGGGACAGGGGGCCGTGCTCGAGGACCTCGGCTCCACGAACGGGACGTCGCTGTCGGGCGCCCGGGTGGACCGCCCGACGCCCGTGGGACCGGGCGACGTCGTCGAGCTCGGCCGCGTCCGGATCAAGGTCGAGAGGCGATGA
- a CDS encoding Stp1/IreP family PP2C-type Ser/Thr phosphatase, with translation MTGSRREAHPRYAALTDVGRVRSANEDSYLAEPPLFAVADGLGGHQAGEVASRIAIDTLLASAPRRADARALGRAVRAANVAVIQAAERGHGRAGMGTTLTAAMVEGTHIVLAHAGDSRAYLFAHGRLQRITRDHSMVADLVRRGELTEEESRHHPNRSVVTRALGSDPEMPADTHELDAGPGDRLLLCTDGLHAMLTDDRIEALVAAFPDPKDVARALVAEALLGGGYDNVTVVVVDIAETGPERASERRNSVRRWWAAGLWAVVAAAIVVTGSLGAYTYARSRAYLTAESGVVVIHRGLPGSFAGIRLDWREQETTLALDAVASADPVMAQRLRMGLVVRDLAEARRVAEDLRALVASASAAP, from the coding sequence ATGACCGGCTCGCGCCGGGAGGCGCATCCACGCTATGCCGCCCTCACCGACGTCGGTAGAGTGCGCTCGGCGAACGAGGACTCGTACCTAGCCGAGCCGCCCCTGTTCGCCGTAGCCGACGGCCTCGGCGGCCACCAGGCCGGCGAGGTCGCGAGCCGCATCGCGATCGACACGCTGCTCGCCTCGGCGCCACGGCGGGCCGACGCGAGAGCGCTCGGGCGCGCCGTGCGCGCCGCGAACGTCGCGGTCATCCAGGCCGCCGAGCGCGGGCACGGGCGCGCGGGGATGGGGACGACGCTCACCGCGGCGATGGTCGAGGGGACCCACATCGTCCTCGCGCACGCCGGCGACAGCCGCGCGTACCTCTTCGCACACGGCCGGCTCCAGCGGATCACACGAGACCACTCGATGGTCGCGGACCTCGTGCGCCGGGGCGAGCTGACCGAGGAGGAGTCCCGTCACCACCCCAACCGCAGCGTGGTCACACGGGCTCTCGGCTCCGACCCCGAGATGCCGGCGGACACCCACGAGCTCGACGCGGGTCCCGGCGACCGCCTCCTGTTGTGTACCGACGGCCTTCACGCGATGCTCACCGACGATCGGATCGAGGCCCTGGTCGCGGCCTTCCCCGACCCCAAGGACGTCGCGCGCGCACTCGTCGCGGAGGCCCTGCTCGGCGGCGGGTACGACAACGTGACCGTCGTCGTCGTCGACATCGCGGAGACGGGCCCGGAGCGCGCCTCGGAGCGCCGGAACTCGGTGCGACGCTGGTGGGCGGCGGGCCTGTGGGCGGTCGTCGCCGCGGCGATCGTCGTCACGGGCTCGTTGGGCGCCTACACCTACGCCCGCTCCCGCGCCTACCTGACCGCCGAGTCCGGCGTGGTGGTGATCCACCGCGGACTGCCCGGCAGCTTCGCCGGCATCCGTCTCGACTGGCGCGAGCAGGAGACCACGCTCGCGCTCGACGCGGTCGCGTCGGCCGACCCGGTGATGGCCCAGCGACTGCGCATGGGGCTCGTCGTCCGCGACCTCGCCGAGGCGCGTCGCGTGGCGGAAGACCTGCGCGCGCTCGTCGCATCGGCGTCCGCCGCACCGTGA